Genomic segment of Polycladomyces abyssicola:
AAAAGCCACCCGTGTCAACACGATGGCATGACATGGGAGCCAATGTGGTACGGTAGCGAGTGGGGAATATATGTGTTTCATGAGGAGGATCGGAATGCTCTCCTTTCAACCGATCGGAGATCAGGCGGTGTGCATTCGGCTGGGGGATCGCATCGAACCATCTGTTCACGACAGGGTCCGTCGATGGTGCAGAGCGCTGGAGAGGCAATTCATACCGGGTGTGATCGAGTGGGTCCCTTCGTATACGGCTGTGACAGTGCTGTACCGCCCTGCCGAAGTTAGCTATCAGCAGTTGATTCAATTGCTTGAAAGACTGGCGGAGCAGCTGGATGAAGAACCACTGCCGCAGCCTCGGATCATTTCCTTGCCTGTTTGCTACGGTGGCGAATACGGGCCCGATCTGGAAGCGTTAGCCGAGCTGTGTGGCAAAACACCGGAAGAAGTCGTCCGTATTCACTCCTCGGCGGAATATGTGGTCTACATGATGGGGTTCGCCCCCGGATTTCCCTATCTCGGTGGCCTGCCCAAAGAGATTGCTGCCCCCCGACTGGCAACGCCGCGATCATCGGTACCGGCCGGATCGGTGGGAATTGCCGGTGAACAGACAGGTGTTTATCCGATTTCCACACCGGGCGGTTGGCGGCTCATCGGACGAACGCCGATTCCACTCTACGATCCGACCCGCAATCCGCCGGTCCTTCTAAAGGCAGGGGATCGTTTGCGATTCCGCCCCGTCGGTCGGACGGAGTATCTCAGAATCGCGGATGCGGTGGAAAAAGGTGAAGATGTGTGGAATATGGGAGAGTGGCTGAAGGAGAAGACGTGATTGGGGAATATTACGAAGGATCACCGGAGAAAGAGGGTGGAAGCATGGCTGACCGGATCGATCTCAACTGTGATCTGGGTGAAAGCTTCGGAATCTATCGGATTGGGCGTGATACCGATGTAATGGACTGGATTACGTCAGCCAACATCGCATGCGGTTTTCATGCAGGTGATCCCCATGTGATGCATCGTACCGTGCAGTTGGCACTGGAAAAAGGGGTGGCGATCGGGGCTCACCCCGGTTTGCCCGATCGTCAGTGGTTTGGCAGAAGGTGGATGGAGCTGACACCGGAGGAAGTGTTCGATCTGGTGGTGTATCAGGTGGGGGCCTTATCGGCTTTTGTTCGGGTTTGCGGGGGAGAGCTCCAACATGTGAAGCCGCATGGAGCGTTGTTTAACGTTGCCGCCGTCAACGGTGAAATCGCCCGGGCCGTGGCGGAAGCAGTAGCCCGTGTGGATGATCACCTGATCCTGTTCGGTTTGGCCGGAAGCGAGTTGGTTCGGGCGGGGCGTCAAGTGGGACTTCGCGTGGCAGAAGAAGTGTTTGCCGATCGTCAATATGAGCCGGATGGCACACTGACGCCGCGAACACGACCGGATGCGGTTATCCACGATCCGGACCGTGCTGTGGCCCGAGTGATCCGCATGATTCGCGAAGGAAAAGTAACAGCTGCTGATGGCTCCG
This window contains:
- the pxpB gene encoding 5-oxoprolinase subunit PxpB, translated to MLSFQPIGDQAVCIRLGDRIEPSVHDRVRRWCRALERQFIPGVIEWVPSYTAVTVLYRPAEVSYQQLIQLLERLAEQLDEEPLPQPRIISLPVCYGGEYGPDLEALAELCGKTPEEVVRIHSSAEYVVYMMGFAPGFPYLGGLPKEIAAPRLATPRSSVPAGSVGIAGEQTGVYPISTPGGWRLIGRTPIPLYDPTRNPPVLLKAGDRLRFRPVGRTEYLRIADAVEKGEDVWNMGEWLKEKT
- a CDS encoding LamB/YcsF family protein, with product MADRIDLNCDLGESFGIYRIGRDTDVMDWITSANIACGFHAGDPHVMHRTVQLALEKGVAIGAHPGLPDRQWFGRRWMELTPEEVFDLVVYQVGALSAFVRVCGGELQHVKPHGALFNVAAVNGEIARAVAEAVARVDDHLILFGLAGSELVRAGRQVGLRVAEEVFADRQYEPDGTLTPRTRPDAVIHDPDRAVARVIRMIREGKVTAADGSELDIRADTVCVHGDQPEAVAFVRQLRQAFEANRIQVKRVGEL